In Aliidongia dinghuensis, a genomic segment contains:
- a CDS encoding acyl-CoA dehydrogenase — protein MFTAATAEQRFVLDHIVRLGEISPEATSGLVDAVLEGVGQFAAGEWAPLERVGDTEGPRWTKDGVKMPAGFIAAYRAYVEGGWGTIGSPVEFGGQGLPVSLSAAVLETLGTANLGFALAPMLIVGALEALQHHGSPEQKALYLPKLATGQWTGTMNLTEPQAGSDVGAVKTKAESIGDGKWKIKGTKIYISFGDHDMAENIVHLVLARTAGAPPGTKGLSLFLVPKYRLNDDGTPGAFNDVHAVSIEHKMGLHASPTCVLSFGDHDDCIGELIGTELGGIRGMFTMMNNARLNVGLQGVEVAERATQRAVAYACERVQGYRDGKAVAIVEHPDVRRMLLRMKAQTQAARALVYYAFGQLDRSRAGDAEAGSRVELLTPLAKAHPTDLGNEVASLGLQVHGGMGYIEETGAAQHFRDARITPIYEGTNGIQAADLVGRKLSMDNGATLFRLLAEMRTEAEDAGLRQLIDACEEVGRNLLGCDADDRLAASYPFLTMLSVGVCGWLMEKSGRLAARSGSEPSFLRMKQAAGRFYVEQIVPEALGLRAAAMAKATLLYAVDAETFAV, from the coding sequence ATGTTTACAGCAGCCACCGCCGAACAGCGTTTCGTGCTCGATCATATCGTCCGCCTCGGCGAGATCAGCCCAGAGGCCACGTCCGGCCTGGTCGACGCCGTGCTTGAAGGGGTCGGGCAATTCGCCGCCGGCGAATGGGCGCCGCTCGAACGGGTGGGCGATACCGAAGGGCCGCGCTGGACCAAGGATGGCGTGAAAATGCCTGCGGGCTTCATCGCCGCGTATCGCGCCTATGTCGAGGGCGGCTGGGGCACGATCGGCTCTCCCGTCGAATTCGGCGGCCAGGGCTTGCCTGTAAGCCTCTCGGCGGCGGTGCTGGAAACACTGGGTACCGCCAACTTGGGTTTCGCCCTCGCCCCGATGCTCATCGTCGGGGCGCTGGAAGCACTGCAGCATCATGGCTCGCCCGAGCAGAAAGCGCTCTACCTTCCTAAGCTGGCCACCGGCCAGTGGACTGGCACGATGAACCTAACCGAGCCGCAGGCGGGATCCGACGTTGGTGCCGTCAAGACCAAGGCCGAATCCATCGGTGATGGCAAGTGGAAGATCAAGGGTACCAAGATTTACATTTCATTCGGCGACCATGACATGGCGGAAAACATCGTCCATCTCGTGCTCGCCAGGACGGCCGGCGCCCCTCCCGGCACCAAGGGCTTATCCCTGTTTCTGGTTCCGAAATACCGGTTGAACGACGACGGCACGCCGGGAGCGTTCAACGACGTCCACGCCGTCTCGATCGAGCACAAGATGGGACTGCACGCATCCCCCACCTGCGTGCTGAGCTTCGGCGACCACGACGATTGCATCGGCGAATTGATCGGCACCGAGCTGGGCGGAATTCGCGGCATGTTCACGATGATGAACAATGCGCGGCTCAATGTGGGCTTGCAGGGCGTAGAGGTCGCGGAGCGCGCCACCCAGCGGGCCGTCGCCTACGCCTGTGAGCGCGTGCAGGGATACCGCGACGGTAAAGCCGTCGCAATCGTTGAGCATCCCGACGTCCGACGCATGCTGCTTCGCATGAAGGCCCAGACGCAGGCGGCGCGCGCTTTGGTCTATTATGCCTTTGGTCAGCTCGATCGCAGCCGTGCCGGCGATGCGGAGGCGGGCAGTCGGGTCGAGCTTCTTACCCCACTCGCCAAGGCGCACCCGACCGACCTCGGCAACGAGGTCGCCAGCCTGGGACTGCAGGTGCATGGCGGCATGGGCTATATCGAGGAGACCGGCGCCGCCCAGCATTTCCGCGATGCGCGCATCACCCCGATCTACGAAGGCACCAATGGCATCCAGGCCGCCGATCTCGTCGGCCGCAAGCTGAGCATGGACAATGGGGCGACGCTCTTCCGCCTGCTCGCCGAGATGCGCACCGAGGCCGAGGATGCCGGTCTGAGGCAGTTGATCGATGCGTGCGAGGAGGTCGGCCGCAACCTGCTCGGTTGCGATGCCGACGACCGGCTTGCAGCGAGCTATCCATTCCTGACGATGTTGTCGGTCGGGGTGTGCGGCTGGCTGATGGAGAAGAGCGGCCGCCTTGCGGCACGAAGCGGGAGCGAGCCGAGCTTCCTTCGGATGAAGCAGGCGGCGGGGCGCTTCTATGTCGAGCAGATCGTCCCCGAGGCGCTCGGTCTGCGCGCGGCGGCGATGGCCAAGGCGACGCTACTCTATGCGGTGGACGCTGAGACCTTCGCTGTCTAA
- a CDS encoding acyl-CoA dehydrogenase family protein — MDFSFSPELTAYQAQIFDWARNVARPLARQADADHRLPANTGAVLDSCPVPLDRVDGVSSVLPTFPDGDLLRNTAIVEALTYGDPWLFEATNRGIGHHVVGQAGTPEQANRWYAPYARPGARSTGFGMTEPGMGSDTSGIATTARRDEENWVLNGSKIYCSLGAHADFIVIIATIDPQLKHAGIRAFVVEKDTPGLIITRPNESKLGLRCWMTTALTLEDCRIPLDHMLGWKGEDANNDDLAKTLGRALSSFNYSRPLVGLMGLSIAKAAVEETRELLERRRDKFSDHRWAAIEGDLDQMTAAYERGRLLCYQGIWLDAQRRSNRIEAAAAKAYSPVAAELIIRRCMQILGPQGASEAHLIEKWYRDIKIFDIFEGTGQIMRRLVSKSLMGPQAAG; from the coding sequence ATGGACTTCTCGTTCAGCCCGGAATTGACCGCCTATCAGGCGCAGATCTTCGATTGGGCCCGCAATGTCGCACGGCCGCTCGCCCGGCAGGCCGACGCCGACCATCGGCTGCCGGCGAACACAGGTGCGGTGCTCGACAGCTGCCCAGTACCTCTCGATCGCGTCGATGGCGTGTCTTCCGTCCTGCCGACCTTCCCCGACGGCGACCTGCTGCGAAATACCGCCATCGTGGAGGCGCTGACCTACGGTGACCCATGGCTGTTCGAGGCGACGAACCGGGGCATCGGCCATCACGTCGTTGGCCAAGCGGGCACCCCGGAGCAGGCCAACAGATGGTACGCCCCCTATGCCCGTCCCGGCGCCCGCAGCACTGGTTTCGGCATGACCGAGCCGGGCATGGGATCCGACACAAGCGGGATCGCGACCACGGCCCGGCGCGACGAAGAGAATTGGGTACTGAACGGGTCCAAGATATATTGCAGCCTGGGCGCGCATGCGGACTTCATCGTCATCATCGCGACTATCGATCCGCAGCTGAAGCATGCCGGCATCCGGGCCTTCGTCGTGGAAAAGGACACGCCGGGACTGATCATCACGCGTCCGAACGAGTCGAAGCTCGGCCTGCGCTGCTGGATGACGACGGCACTGACGCTGGAGGACTGCCGGATTCCGCTCGATCACATGCTCGGCTGGAAGGGCGAGGACGCGAACAATGACGATCTGGCAAAGACACTGGGTCGTGCGCTTTCCTCCTTCAACTACTCGCGCCCGCTGGTCGGCCTGATGGGACTTTCCATCGCAAAGGCTGCGGTCGAGGAGACCAGGGAGTTGCTCGAGAGGCGTCGAGACAAATTTTCCGACCATCGCTGGGCTGCAATCGAAGGCGATCTGGACCAGATGACCGCCGCTTACGAACGGGGGCGGCTGCTGTGCTATCAGGGAATATGGCTCGATGCACAACGCCGCTCCAACCGCATCGAAGCGGCCGCCGCCAAGGCCTATAGCCCGGTCGCGGCCGAACTGATCATCCGCCGCTGCATGCAGATCCTTGGGCCGCAAGGCGCAAGCGAGGCGCATCTGATCGAGAAATGGTATCGTGACATCAAGATCTTCGACATCTTCGAGGGTACTGGTCAGATCATGCGCCGCCTGGTCAGCAAATCGCTGATGGGGCCGCAGGCTGCGGGATGA
- a CDS encoding acyl-CoA dehydrogenase family protein has product MDFDLSSEQQQVLDMVERISRDHIDPAARKAEAERNVPDSIIRLVYEIGLLWPIPEAHGGNGSIDPLTAALGIEALAYGDPAITFNLASRSHYALLLTALGGDSQQARHLTPLAADPTLPVGIALYEGYGRNPGEYRTSIRRQADGRWIVRGKKHAVAYGVAPTPLVVIGRDEEGQLRAAIVEPSDAGIRIEDDSPLLGLAAHRCATLSFDTPIQEDRLLGNAALPGDQLSRLLSQIRLTSASIALGLAARAVSYASSYAAERPAFGKTIAAFQGPAFMLADSDIRIRAAKLDLIAAISNLDNADPVVLERQVSATVNYACTVANQATRDSLQVLGGHGFITDHPVERWYRAAGGISCLDFDPTITPFSASL; this is encoded by the coding sequence TTGGATTTCGATCTTTCAAGCGAGCAGCAGCAGGTGCTCGATATGGTCGAGCGCATTTCCCGGGATCACATCGATCCGGCGGCGCGGAAGGCTGAGGCGGAACGCAACGTACCGGACTCGATCATTCGCCTTGTTTATGAAATCGGACTGTTATGGCCGATCCCAGAAGCTCATGGCGGCAATGGCTCGATCGATCCGCTGACGGCTGCACTGGGGATCGAAGCGCTGGCCTACGGCGATCCCGCAATCACCTTCAACCTCGCGAGCCGCTCACATTATGCGCTCCTATTAACGGCCCTCGGCGGGGACTCGCAACAAGCACGGCATCTGACGCCACTCGCCGCGGATCCGACGTTGCCGGTCGGCATCGCGCTTTACGAAGGTTACGGACGCAACCCCGGCGAATATCGCACCAGCATCCGGCGCCAGGCTGACGGTCGGTGGATCGTCCGGGGCAAGAAGCATGCGGTCGCTTACGGCGTCGCCCCGACGCCGCTCGTGGTGATCGGCCGCGACGAAGAGGGGCAACTGCGTGCGGCAATCGTCGAGCCGTCGGATGCGGGGATCCGTATTGAAGATGATTCGCCGCTGCTTGGACTGGCCGCCCATCGCTGCGCGACCCTCTCTTTCGATACTCCGATCCAGGAAGATCGCCTGCTTGGGAACGCAGCGCTCCCGGGCGATCAGCTCAGCCGGCTGCTCTCGCAGATCCGATTGACTTCGGCATCGATTGCGCTCGGTCTCGCCGCCCGCGCTGTCTCCTATGCCAGCAGCTATGCGGCAGAGCGCCCGGCGTTCGGCAAAACCATCGCGGCATTCCAGGGACCCGCTTTCATGCTGGCGGACTCCGATATCAGGATCCGTGCCGCGAAGCTCGATCTGATTGCGGCGATTTCCAACCTTGATAATGCCGATCCGGTGGTACTTGAGCGGCAAGTCTCCGCAACCGTCAACTACGCCTGCACTGTCGCGAACCAGGCGACACGCGACAGCCTTCAGGTCCTGGGCGGACACGGCTTCATTACCGATCATCCCGTGGAGCGATGGTATCGCGCGGCCGGCGGCATCTCCTGCCTGGATTTCGACCCGACAATCACTCCCTTCTCAGCCTCGCTCTGA
- a CDS encoding TetR/AcrR family transcriptional regulator — protein MEAIDTRDALKVAAMRLFAERGVEAVSVRDIILESGAKNGGSLNYYFGTKEGLIAELLREIFEAASEHWLDGLSELLKKGGPASVREVVRIIAYAPPLLLRGEQYPTGARFLASLLFTRRKFVAEQMRLMNLSVFNRLLAYVRELQPNIPDSVMGQRLVFVAWYMSAILSAREAAFSQSRGNSKLWTQANALGNLVDTATALIEAPVEDGLNNPDPAEQLRAPPRSTKKPAARASRRGRAASVE, from the coding sequence ATGGAAGCCATTGATACACGTGATGCGCTGAAGGTCGCGGCGATGCGCCTGTTCGCCGAGCGGGGCGTTGAGGCGGTGAGCGTACGGGACATCATCCTTGAGTCAGGTGCAAAAAATGGCGGTTCGCTCAATTATTACTTCGGCACGAAGGAAGGGCTGATCGCGGAACTGCTCCGCGAGATATTCGAGGCCGCCAGCGAACATTGGCTCGATGGGCTGAGCGAGCTGTTGAAGAAGGGCGGTCCAGCGAGCGTGCGCGAGGTGGTGCGAATTATCGCCTATGCTCCGCCGCTGTTGTTGCGCGGCGAACAGTATCCGACCGGGGCGCGGTTCTTGGCCAGCCTGCTATTCACGCGGCGCAAATTCGTGGCTGAGCAGATGCGGTTGATGAACCTGTCGGTATTCAATCGTTTGCTCGCCTATGTCCGGGAGCTTCAGCCCAATATTCCTGACAGCGTGATGGGGCAACGCCTCGTCTTCGTGGCCTGGTATATGTCAGCGATCCTGAGCGCGCGCGAGGCCGCCTTCAGTCAGAGCCGTGGCAATTCCAAACTGTGGACGCAGGCGAACGCACTGGGAAATCTAGTCGATACTGCTACCGCTCTGATCGAGGCGCCGGTCGAAGACGGGTTGAACAATCCAGATCCCGCCGAACAACTGCGTGCCCCGCCGCGGAGCACGAAAAAACCGGCGGCTCGGGCAAGCCGGCGCGGGCGTGCCGCATCGGTGGAGTAA